Below is a window of Pseudoalteromonas undina DNA.
GAGCTAAAAACCAAGCGCGTACGTCATTACCAAACTCATCTTCACGCTCAGCAATATATTCCGCATGACCCTTAACACTAAATTTTTGTGAGCCAATCATAAATGGATATTCAAAAGCAACGTCAAACATCCAGCTGTTGGTTTCAATTGGCGCACCGCCTTTAGCAACACCTTCACTATCATCAATGTAGGCAGTCACAAGGGTTGATAAGAAATTAAAACCAGGCACATCCCAGCTTAATTTTACACCCGGTAAGTATTTAACAACTTTAGCATCGCCTGCGGCATTAATACCCATGGTTAGGCCAACATCAACGAGCGCACCTGACGCTACTTTTTCGTCCATAACGGCCGATAAGCTAAGCGTAGAATAACCTTCAAAGTAAAAGTCTTGATCTTGGTAGTTATCGTCATTGCCATCAGTGCTGTAATCAATAAAGAAAAAGTTATCCCCATAGTCATGGCCTGAAGCATGTTGCAATGAATAAACCGTGGTGCTTGATTTTTGTTCAGTGAACGGGTTTTTATGATTACCGTTGTTAATATGAAGCGCAGTACTGCTCCAATTAGCAGCAGTAGCTGTTGAACTTAAGGCACACGCACTAAGTGCAACGAGAGGAAGTAAGTTTTTAATTTTCATAACCATATTTTATGTGACACGCTGAATACCACATTATAGCAAAGACGGTTAATTTGTTAATTATTTATTGTCATAAACAGTGTACTAGCATGTGGCTAATACACTGTTTAAAGAAGATTTAAGCTTTATTACGACGTAAACAAATAACCGCAATAGCGGTAAAAGCTAAAATAAAGCAGTAGTAAGATGAGGTTGATACTTCCCACGGGCTAATTTTAAATGTAGCACCAAGCAGAAGTGCTTGTGCGCCGTAAGGTAAAGACCCTTGGGTAACACAGGCAAAAATATCTAATAAACTGGCAGAACGTTTACCACTAATTTCGCCATCGTCAGCTAGCTTTTTAGCAATAGGGCCAGTCACAATAATAGACACTGTGTTGTTAGCAATACACATATTGCTGGTTAGCACTAATGCAGCTATCCCTAACTGATCCGCTACCTTGCGATGCCATTTTGCAATGACCTTAGTGATTGCTTGAATTTTTTGCGCGATGTAGTCGAGGCCGCCATTAATACGAATAAACTCAGAGAGGCCACCAATAAACATAGACAGTAAAAATATTTCCTGCATGTCGCTAAAACCTTGGTAAATATCTTTTACAAAGCTGGCGCCTTCATAGCTTCCGGTAAAGCCCATCAATGCGGCGAAAACAATACCGCTTAACAGTACTACAAATACATTAAAGCCCATTACTGCCAGTACTAAAATAAAGGCATAAGGAAGCACCAATAAAATATCGTAGTCTTTAGTTTCAACAACTTGCGCAGCTGGCGTTAAAAATAACAACAGTGCAATAGTAAGGATAGCGGCTGGAATCGCAATTTTAAGATTTTCTTTAAACTTATCTTTCATTTCACAGCCTTGCGTGCGGGTAGCTGCAATCGTAGTGTCAGAAATTATTGATAGGTTATCACCAAACATAGCGCCAGATACAATGGTACCGGCCATTAATGCGGGATCAATCCCTGTTTTCATTGATACTGCATAAGCAATTGGGCCAATAGCACCGATAGTTCCCATTGACGTGCCCATCGCAGTAGAGATAACCGCGGCAATTAAAAACAAACCAGGCAGAAGTAATGAAGGGGGAATAAGTGAGAGACCAGCATTAACAACCGCGTCAACGCCACCGGTTGCCCCTGCAACCGCAGAAAAAGCACCTGCTAATAAATAGATAAGACACATGGTAATAATATTGTTATTACCCACGCCTTTAATAAAGGTTTCTACACTTTGATTAATACTGGCTTTATTTAAAATAAAGGCTAAAACAATCGCAGGTAAAATAGCGACCGGTGCTGGGAGTTGATAAAATGCATAATCAACCCCTTGAGATTGCAAATATAAGCCTGAGCCTAAAAAAATAGCAACAAAGGTGAGTAGGGGGAGCAAAGAAAATCTTGCTTTATTTTTATCAAATGATGGCTGCATCATAATCCTCGTTAATTATTCATAGCAATCGAAATCGATTGATATATTAAACAGCCAAAGCATCCCTCTTTTAGCTGAATTTAGTTGTTTGTTTTACTATCTAACCAGATAAGTAACTCAACAGCGCCCGCAAGCCAAAGACCAAATCGGCGCAAAAAAAAGAAGTTTAAATGTATAGATGGCTAAATGCAAAGACTATCTGTTATTATTATGAGGGTCTGTTGATCTTTCAAGGTTAAATTTGCAGCAGTCTGTTTGGTATTTAGGCAAGGCAGAGCCAATGTGGTGTGGTATTCCCCATAAATAGGCGATAACGCAGCATCAATGCCAAACAGGTTCTGCCTAGGAGCGATTTACTCTTTGTTGCTCGGTTTTTACTTAGCCCACTAGGTTACAAACCTCGCGCCACGATTAAACCACTCCTAGTTTAAACAAATTTTAATCCGCAAAGGTCAACAGACCCTAAAATAATCGAAGCTTTTTTATAAGCTTTCCTGACTATTACATGAGTTTTAGATAAAATCTAGCTAACTAAAAAATACATAGGTTGTAAAAAGATGAATCGAGTAGGTGTGTTTGGTGCGAATGGCCGTATGGGCCTGGCACTTTTAGAAGCAGCAACAATCAATAAAAATTCACAATTAGCGGCGGCCTATGTACGCAGTGAGTCTGAGTTAGTCGGTCTATCGGTTAATCAACTTAATAGTGCAGCGGCTAAAGACATTCACTTTAGCAGTGAACAGCAGGTTGAAAATGTAGATGTGCTTATAGACTTTACCCTTCCACAAGGCATGAGAAATCACTTAAAAACAGCTGTTGAGAAACAAACACCTATGGTAATTGGCACCACTGGCTTAACTCATGATGATATGGCTCTATTAACAGATGCCGCTAAACATATCCCGATCGTATTTGCGCGTAATTATAGCGTGGGCGTAAATTTACTGCTTAACTTAGTGCAAACAGCAGCGACAAAATTAGGCGATGATTTAGATATTGAAATTTTTGAAGCGCATCATCGCCATAAAATCGATGCGCCATCGGGTACAGCATTAGCTATTGGCGAGTCGATTGCACAGGCTAAAGGGTGGGATCATGATGAGGTTGCTGTTTATGATCGTAACAACATAGAGCAGGCCAAATCACAAAATGAAATTGGCTATTCAGTGCTAAGAGGCGGCGATATAGTAGGTGAACACACGGCCTACTTCGCTACAATGGGCGAAAGACTTGAATTAACCCATAAAGCAAGTTCTCGAATGACCTTCGCCCTAGGTGCTATAAGAGCTGCGCAGTGGTTGAAAAATAAACCAGCAGGACTTTATGATATGCAAGATGTGCTAGATTTAAAGTAGTTAAGTTCCTTTTTTAACGCTTTGAGGTGGTTTTTTGTTATAACCACTTATTTATTGCAATTTACTAATTAGCGTTAGACCTAAAAGCCAACTTCATGTAGAATGCAGCCAATTTGCCAAAAATTACTAAATGCGTGTTTCCAATTATACTCATATGGTTAGCAAAACCGGGGTTTGTGTGGGAATAAAAAGAGTTTTAGGCAAGAAAAATGAATGAAGGTTTAGTGGTTTACATCGGCATCATTTAAGACTGCGTAAAACAATTTAAGCTCACAGAAATCAGGTTTTGACCAATTATTTGGGTATTGGCGGGGTGTTAAGCAATTTGTTTACTCCCGTTTTTTACTGTTAGGAGGTTTAACTTGACTAAATCCGCTCTGTTAGTCCTAGAAGACGGCACAGTGTTTCGCGGTACTGCAATCGGCGCTGACGGCATGTCAGTCGGTGAAGTAGTATTCAATACGTCTATGACTGGTTATCAAGAAATTTTGACTGATCCATCGTACGCGGAACAAATCGTAACTTTGACGTACCCACATATCGGTAATACGGGTACCAACAGCGAAGACGAAGAAGCGAGTCACATTTGGGCTAAAGGCCTAGTGATCCGTGATTTGCCACTGCTAGCAAGTAATTTTCGTAACGAGCAATCGTTAGATGATTACTTAAAAGAACGTAATATTTTAGGTATTGCGGACATCGACACCAGAAAACTAACCCGTATTTTGCGTGACAAAGGCGCACAAAATGGCTGTATTGTTGCTGGTGACGAACTAGACGAGAAAAAAGCGCTCGAAGCCGCGCAAGCCTTCCCAGGCTTAAAAGGTATGGATTTAGCAAAAGTTGTCTCAACCAAGGAAAATTTTGAGTGGCGCGAATCAAGCTGGACATTAGGCGAGGGGTTTAAAACCTTACACGCTGATGATGAAAAGTTTCATGTTGTTGCCTACGACTTCGGTGTTAAACGTAACATTTTACGTATGCTTGTTGATCGTGGTTGTAAACTGACCGTTGTCCCAGCACAAACCTCTGCCGCTGACGTACTAGCCTTAAACCCAGATGGTATTTTCTTATCAAACGGCCCTGGCGATCCTGAGCCATGTACTTATGCCATTGATGCAATTAAAACCTTTTTAGAAACCGACACGCCAATTTTTGGTATTTGTTTAGGGCATCAACTACTAGCACTTGCCTCAGGTGCTAAAACAGTAAAAATGAAGTTTGGCCACCATGGTGGTAACCACCCAGTTAAAGATCTTGACCGCGATGTTGTAATGATCACTGCACAAAACCACGGTTTTGCTGCAGATGAAGCCACATTACCAGATAATTTACGTGCTACGCACAAATCGTTATTTGACGGTACATTACAAGGTATTCACCGTACAGATAAACCAGCGTTTAGCTTCCAAGGTCATCCTGAAGCAAGTCCTGGTCCGCACGATGCAGCCCCATTATTTGACCACTTCATCGACTTGATGCAAGCGCGTAACCACTAATTTAACCGGAGTAATAATGCCAAAACGTACCGATATAAAAAGCATTCTTATCTTAGGCGCAGGCCCAATTGTAATTGGTCAAGCTTGTGAATTTGACTACTCTGGTGCTCAAGCGTGTAAAGCACTAAGAGAAGAAGGCTATAGAGTTATATTAGTTAACTCAAACCCAGCCACTATCATGACTGATCCAGAAATGGCCGATGCAACATACATCGAACCAATTCACTGGGAAGTGGCAGAAAAAATTATTGAAAAAGAAAAGCCAGATGCTGTACTGCCTACAATGGGTGGTCAAACGGCATTAAACTGTGCGCTTGATTTAGATAAGCACGGTGTATTGGCAAAGCATGGTGTTGAGCTTATTGGCGCAACAGCCGATGCAATCGATAAAGCAGAAAACCGTGAGCGTTTTGATGTTGCTATGCGTAACATCGGCCTTGAATGTCCACGTGCTGAAATTGCCCATTCAATGGATGAAGCTCGCGATACCATGACCCGTATCGGCTTACCGTGTATTATTCGTCCTTCTTTCACAATGGGCGGCACCGGTGGCGGTGTGGCTTACAACATGGAAGAGTTTGAAGAAATCTGTGAGCGCGGTTTAGACCTTTCACCAACCAGCGAGTTATTAATTGATGAATCGTTAATTGGTTGGAAAGAATACGAAATGGAAGTTGTTCGTGACAAAAAAGACAACTGTATTATCGTCTGTTCTATTGAAAACTTTGACCCAATGGGTGTGCACACAGGTGACTCAATCACGGTTGCACCAGCACAAACATTAACCGACAAAGAATACCAAATTATGCGTAATGCCTCTATGGCCGTATTGCGTGAAATTGGTGTTGAAACCGGCGGTTCAAACGTACAATTTGGTGTAAATCCAGTTGATGGCCGTATGGTTATCATCGAGATGAACCCGCGTGTATCACGTTCATCAGCGCTTGCATCTAAAGCAACAGGCTTCCCGATTGCTAAAATCGCAGCTAAGCTTGCTGTAGGTTACACGTTAGACGAGTTACAGAATGATATTACTGGCGGTAAAACACCAGCATCGTTTGAGCCTTCAATCGATTACGTGGTAACAAAAATTCCTCGCTTTAACTTTGAAAAATTTGCCGGTGCAAACGACCGTTTAACAACGCAAATGAAATCAGTGGGCGAAGTAATGGCGATTGGTCGTAACCAACAAGAGTCATTGCAAAAAGCATTACGTGGTTTAGAAGTAGGCGCAACGGGCTTTAACCCAATTGTGGCGCTTGACGACCCGAAAGCAAAAGAAAAAATCATTCGTGAATTACGTGAGCCTGGTGCAGAGCGTATTTGGTACATTGCCGATGCGATGCGCCATGGTATGAGCGTTGAAGATGTGTTCGAACTGACTAAGATTGACCCTTGGTACTTAGTACAAATTGAAGACATCCTAAAAGATGAAGCTAAAATTTCAGAAGTCGGTATGGCCGGCTTAAATGCAGACTTCTTGCGTAAACTTAAACGCAAAGGGTTTGCAGATCCGCGTATTGCAGAAATTGCTGGTGTGTCAGAAGCTGAAATTCGTAAAAAGCGCCATCAACTCAATATTGTACCTGTTTACAAACGCGTTGATACGTGCGCCGCAGAATTTAGCTCAGACACTGCTTACATGTACTCATCTTACGATGAAGAATGTGAAGCTAACGCATCTGACCGTGATAAAATCATGGTAATTGGTGGCGGTCCTAACCGTATCGGCCAAGGTATTGAATTTGATTACTGTTGTGTACACGCAGCTCTTGCGCTTCGCGAAGACGGCTACGAAACCATCATGGTTAACTGTAACCCTGAAACGGTTTCTACCGATTACGACACATCTGATCGTTTATACTTTGAGCCAATTACGCTTGAAGACGTACTAGAAATTGTACGTGTTGAAAAGCCAAAAGGCGTTATCGTTCAGTACGGTGGTCAAACACCACTTAAACTAGCGCGTGAGCTTGAAGCTAACGGCGTGCCTGTAATTGGTACTTCACCTGATGCCATTGACCGTGCAGAAGACCGTGAGCGTTTCCAACAACTTGTTGAGCGTTTAGACTTACTGCAACCAGAAAATGCGACGGTTACCTCTACCGAAGAAGCACTACTTAAATCAGTTGAAATTGGTTTCCCACTGGTAGTACGTCCTTCGTACGTATTAGGTGGTCGTGCGATGGAAATTGTATACGATGAGCAAGACTTACGTCGTTACATGACCGAAGCCGTATCTGCATCAAATGAAGCGCCAGTATTACTAGACCGTTTCTTAGATAACGCGATAGAAGTTGACGTTGACGCAATTTGCGACGGCGAGCAAGTGATTATTGGCGGTATCATGGAGCATATTGAACAAGCAGGCGTTCACTCTGGTGACTCAGCATGTTCATTACCAGCTCACTCGCTAACGCAAGAAGTGCAAGATGTGATGCGTAAGCAAGTAACTGATATGGCACTTGAACTTGGCGTAGTTGGTTTGATGAATACGCAGTTTGCGGTTAAAGATGGCAAAGTGTATCTAATCGAAGTAAACCCACGTGCAGCACGTACAGTTCCATTTGTATCTAAAGCAACGGGTGTAGCACTTGCAAAAGTAGCGGCGCGTTGTATGGCGGGTCAATCTTTAGCAAGCCAAGGCATTACTAAAGAAGTGATTCCACCTTACTACAGCGTAAAAGAAGTGGTATTGCCATTTGCTAAGTTCCAAGGTGTGGATCCTATCCGTGGACCTGAAATGCGCTCAACGGGTGAAGTAATGGGTGTTGGTGATACTTTCGCCGAAGCGTTTGCAAAAGCACAATTAGGTGCAAGCAACACTTTACCACGTGGTGGTCGCGCGTTACTATCTGTACGTAATAGCGATAAGCCACGTATTGTAGAACTAGCAAAAACTATGACAGACCTTGGTTTTGAGCTAGACGCAACAGGTGGAACAGCTGCTGCACTTGAAGATGCTGGAATTACGGTTCGCCGTGTAAATAAAGTATACGAAGGTCGTCCGCACATTCTTGATAGAATCAAAAATGGCGAGTATAGCTATATCGTTAATACCACCGAAGGTCGCCAAGCGATTGAAGATTCGAAGGTGTTGCGTCGTGGTGCATTGCAGCACAAAACCAATTATACTACGACATTGAATGCGGCATTTGCTAACTGTACTGCTAACCAAGCAGATGACCGCAGTAAAGTGACGTCTGTTCAAGAACTACACCTGCGATTGAACTAAGGAAATGTGCCAAGGCCATAACCATGGCCTTGGGATTAAGTGAGAAAAGTATGCAATCAATTCCAATGACAGTTCGTGGCGCAAAATTATTGCGCGATGAGCTTAACGAATTAAAAACTGTTACCCGTCCAAAAATTGTATCTGATATTGCTGATGCACGTGAACACGGTGACTTAAAAGAAAATGCTGAGTATCACGCTGCGCGTGAGCAACAGGGTTTTTGTGAAGGCCGTATTCAAGAAATTGAAGCAAAGCTTTCAAACATGCAGATGATTGACGTAACAAAGATGCCTAATACAGGTAAAGTGATTTTTGGGACTACAGTAACCATCGTTAATGTTGAAACCGACGCTGAAGTTAAATATCAGATTGTTGGCGATGATGAAGCAGATATTAAAAGTAATTTAATTTCTGTTAATTCACCAATTGCTCGCGGCTTAATTGGTAAACAAGCGGATGACGCTGTGATTATCAAAACGCCAAAAGGTGATGTAGAGTACGAAATCATTGAGGTTGAGTATATTTAATTAGTTAACTCACTTTAACGTTTTATAAAAACCAGTGCTTAGTAATAAGCACTGGTTTTTTTATGCTTGGTTTTTATATTTGGTTTAGAATCGGTTGAATATTATTCATTGTTTGTAAATGTAGGCTATGTTGTTATGGTAGTAACCTATTCTTCAATAAGGAAATAATATGGCAAATATACTGTATCCGGCACCTTTAACAGTGGGATCTAAAATCGCCGTGTGTTCTTTATCAGCGGGGATCAAATCAAAATACCATCCACGGTTAGATATTGTCATTAATGGCTTAAAACATCGAGGTTATGAGGTTGTTGAGGGGGAGTTTTTACGTCAAAACGAGCCGCGAACTCAACTTACAGCTAAGCAGCATGCCAAGCAATTAATGGGCTTTTTATTAGATGATGAAATAGATGCGATCATGCCGCCAATGGGCGGAGAGCTGGCAATGGAAATATTGCCTCTGCTTGATTTTAGCGCAATTAAAAACGCTAAACCTAAATGGTTAGTGGGCTATTCAGATGTCAGTACGATTGCTTGTGCACTGACAGCAAAATGTAATTGGGCAACACTGCATAGCGCTAATTTAATTCAATTACACCCTGATGAAAAAGACCCGTATTGTTTACAAATTTTTGAAAGCCTAAGCTATGAGGCTAGCAGTGAGTTTGAGCAAGCCCCCTCGACTTACCATCAACATAGCAAGCCTGATTACGCACAAAACCCGAATGCATTATTTGATCACAGCATTCCCACACAATGGCAATGTTTAAATTACACCGATAAGCGCAGTATTGAAATGTCAGGGCGGTTGTTTGGTGGGTGTCTTGATACGGTTGGGCTGTTACTTGATTCGCCTTTTTTAGCTCTGCATGAGTTTAAAAAGCACAATGCCTCGCAAGGTATTGTACTTTATTTAGAAAGCGCAGAGCTCACGCCAGCGACCGTTGCAAGGTTTTTATTGTCACTTAAATTAGCGGGCATGTTTGATGATATAAATGGGGTGATTATTGGTCGTCATGTGACCTTACAAGGGCAAGACCCAGGGTTTGATTATCGCCAAGGCTTAAATGCCGCTTTTGGTGGGTGTTTATTTCCGGTGATCATAGATGCCGATATTGGCCACATTCCTCCTAATTTAAACTTAGTTAATGGTGCATTATGCACTGTTACCGCAGATGTTGAACAAGGCAAAGTGCTCAGTGCATCTGTGGTCACAAAACTAGCCTAGTAATAATAAACTGCTCACTTACTATTTAAAGTGAGCAGTTATGACTTATAAAACCTGAATAATTTGTTCTTTGCTTAAACGTGATTTTGGCAGCTTAGCATTGTAGTCTTCTTCAGCGTCATGGTAGCCCAGCGCAAGTGCGACATCACAGATGTAGCCGTCTAATTCGCTTGCGAACTCCTCACCAATCAGTTGTGCATCAACGCCTTCCATCGGGGTGGTATCAATCCCTAAGCGTGCTGCTGCATGCATAGTATTGCCTAAAGCAATGTAGGTTTGTGCTTTAGTCCAGGCGGCATTATTACCCTGCTCATCGGTATTTAAATCCACAAACGCAAAGGCGCCAAAAGCTTGCTCGCGGTTTTCTGTTTGAGTTCGGCCATTTTTTATATCAGCATCAATTACTTGGCCATAGTTTTCACGGGTATATTGCGGATTATGAGCGAATAAAATAATGTGTGATGCCGCTTTAATGTGTGGCTGATTAAATTGAAACTTATTAGCAAAGGTACTGTGCATACGCTCTTTTGCGGCATCAGATTCAATCACAATAAATTTCCAAGGCTGTGAATTAATTGACGAAGGAGAAAGACGCATAGCACTATACAATACCGCTAAATCGTCTTGAGAAATGCGCTTTGTAGCATCATAACGTTTAGCGGTGTGGCGGCTTTCAAGATCGCGAATAATAGGGTGAGTCATAGTCTCTCCATAATAAAAAAGGGCTGATAAATAGTGTTCATTGAGTGTATGAACAGCATAATACAATTTGCTTTATTTAAAATAAACAGCATAATTATTGAATCATTATCAAATAAATTTAGATAATATGCAGATTGATGATTTAAAGCTGATATTAAAAGTCGCTGAATTTAAAAGTATTACTTTAGCTGCTGCCAAGCTTGATATGCGTACAGCAACGGCAAGTGCTGCTATCAAACGTGTTGAAGCCGCCTTAGGCGTTGACCTATTTGTACGTACAACACGCCACCTAAGGCTTTCAGTTGCTGGAGAGCGATATATACCACAATGCGAGCAAGCTTTAGCTGTGCTTGAAAACGCTCGGCAAAACTTAAAAGGGGAGCATGATGAAATCGAAGGTGAACTGAGAGTCGCGTTATCGTCTGACTTAGGTCGCAACTTAGTGATCCCTTGGATTGATGAAATCATGGATAAGTACCCAAGTGTGAGCTTGCGTACGCACATTAGCGATAGCAATATCGATTTTTTTCGTGACTCGGTTGATATAGCACTACGTTATGGCTCACCGAGTGACGCTAATGTGTATGGGTTTAAAATTTGTAATGTGCCTCGTTTACTGTGCGCTACAAAAGACTATGTACAACAATTTGGCAGCCCACAGCACCCAGATGATTTAGCGCAGCATCACGGATTATTTTATCAGCTGCAAGATATTATAAATAATGTGTGGGAGTTTACCGATGGCCAAAAAAAATACAAAGTAAAAATGCAGGGCAGACGTGCCTCAAATGATGGCGATTTAGTCAGGCGTTGGTGTGTTGCAGGTAAAGGTTTAGCGGTTAAATCAGCGTTAGATATTGCAGATGATTTGCTAAATGATCGCGTGATCACGCTGATGCCTGGTTATCAACACACCTGTGGCGAACTTTGGTTAATATGCCCAAGCCGCCAATCCATTACGCCAGCAGTGAGATTGCTAAGAGATGTGTGCAGAGAAAAAGCTACTCGTTTGTTACAACAGTTGGTTGATAAAGGTGTTTTAGCAAAAAGTGCACTTGAATGATGTTTTTCCAGCCAAGTGCATGTTGATTTAAAGTTTGCTGCTGAGTGTTTTAATTGCCTGGGATGCATTTTCACTCGTAGGGTCGAGCTCTAAAGTTTGTTGATAAAACTCAAGTGACTTTGCAATGTTACCATCAGCTAAATATGCTTCCGCTAAACTGTCGTGGGCATTCGCAGAGTCTGGATTTGTTTGCACATTGAGTTTAAATAAAGCAATGGCTTCTTTTATCATCTTCATTTCGAGTAGTTCATAGCCAAAATAATTAATTGAGCGCTCGCGAGGAGTATCGCCACTAGAGACCAATTCTGCGTATTTCTTATTTAACTCACTAATGCCACCACTTTTTATTGCCTGAAACAACATGCTATCAACATTTTCGGTTGCTACCTCGTAAGATTTACCATAAACAATATTGGTTAAGCCTTTCGTCATAGGTGTGAGCGGAGCTCCGCCAGTGTTATTTAAAATCACGATAAGTAGCTGATCTTCCAATATACGACTAATAAATGCATTAAATCCATCTATACCTCCACCATGTTGTACTTGTGTTAGTGGTTTGCCATATTTATAAGCACTTAATTGATTAACTTCCCAGCCAAATGCGTAATTACGCTGCTGCGTTACGGTATACATTTGCTTTTTTAGCTCTTCATTTATTAGCTTATTTGTATAAAGTGCTTGGTCCCATTTTACGAGATCGCGGGCGGTTGAATAGAGAGACCCCGCGGCATAGGGAATAGACATATCTAGATAATCGGCATTAGTGTAACCGTCTAAGTTATTGTTATAACCAGATGCACGTTGCTTGAGCAGCTTTTCATGAGAGTCATAACCGCTGTTGTGCATATTCAGCGGGGTAAAAATGTTCTGCTGCAGTACGTCTTGGTATGTTTGTTGAGTGACCTTTTCAATCACGGCACCTAAAATAAAGTAGCCTGAATTGCTGTAGCGAAATTGTGTACCGGGCTCAAATAATAAATCATCACTACATAACAGCGTTATAAACTCATCAACGCTGTAAGGGTTGCGGCTGTAATCATCTCTAAATGCTTTTGCATGAGTATAATTACTTAGGCCTGAAGTATGGTTAAGGATTTGGCGAATGGTAATTTTATCGCCAATATCTTTACGATAGCCGGGTAGGTAAGTGCTTAAAGGGGCATCGAGCTGTATTTTGTTTTGTTGAACCAATTGTAGAATGAGTAGGGCTGTAAATTGCTTTGTAATAGAGCCTATTCGAAACTTGGTCTGTGATGTGTTTTTAATATCCCATTCAAAGTTTGCGTAACCATAGCTTTTTTCAAAATAACTTCGCCGTGTTTGGCAACTAACACGTTACCATTAAATTGTTTTAACTCATGAAAGCCTTGTATGAAAGAGTCAATTTCTGTGGCTTTATTAGCGGCTAAGCTTATTGTAGATATAAAAAGTACACTCATAGCTAATAATTGAGTTAGCCAAACTCTAGTCTTGTGACTCATAATTTTCCTTAATTATTATTGTTTGTTTTAAAATCAATTTTTAGCGTGGTTAGTATGAAAAGTAAACTTATTTCGTGTTGCACTTTTGTGTTCAGCTTGTTTATTTTTTTATTTTTTGCAATAAAAAGCCCGAGTTGTAAATAGCTCGGGCTTGTTGGTTGGGATAACAAATTTATTAGTGAGAAGGGGTGGTTTTATCTTCCATTATGGTATTACTCAGTTTCGTATCCGAAGTCGACTCTTTACCTCGGAATTTACGTATCACTCGTTTCAAATCTTCAAGCGCAACGTACTGACACGGTATAAGAATAAGCGTAATTACTGTGGCA
It encodes the following:
- the greA gene encoding transcription elongation factor GreA, which gives rise to MQSIPMTVRGAKLLRDELNELKTVTRPKIVSDIADAREHGDLKENAEYHAAREQQGFCEGRIQEIEAKLSNMQMIDVTKMPNTGKVIFGTTVTIVNVETDAEVKYQIVGDDEADIKSNLISVNSPIARGLIGKQADDAVIIKTPKGDVEYEIIEVEYI
- a CDS encoding S66 family peptidase — translated: MANILYPAPLTVGSKIAVCSLSAGIKSKYHPRLDIVINGLKHRGYEVVEGEFLRQNEPRTQLTAKQHAKQLMGFLLDDEIDAIMPPMGGELAMEILPLLDFSAIKNAKPKWLVGYSDVSTIACALTAKCNWATLHSANLIQLHPDEKDPYCLQIFESLSYEASSEFEQAPSTYHQHSKPDYAQNPNALFDHSIPTQWQCLNYTDKRSIEMSGRLFGGCLDTVGLLLDSPFLALHEFKKHNASQGIVLYLESAELTPATVARFLLSLKLAGMFDDINGVIIGRHVTLQGQDPGFDYRQGLNAAFGGCLFPVIIDADIGHIPPNLNLVNGALCTVTADVEQGKVLSASVVTKLA
- a CDS encoding nitroreductase family protein, coding for MTHPIIRDLESRHTAKRYDATKRISQDDLAVLYSAMRLSPSSINSQPWKFIVIESDAAKERMHSTFANKFQFNQPHIKAASHIILFAHNPQYTRENYGQVIDADIKNGRTQTENREQAFGAFAFVDLNTDEQGNNAAWTKAQTYIALGNTMHAAARLGIDTTPMEGVDAQLIGEEFASELDGYICDVALALGYHDAEEDYNAKLPKSRLSKEQIIQVL
- a CDS encoding LysR family transcriptional regulator — encoded protein: MQIDDLKLILKVAEFKSITLAAAKLDMRTATASAAIKRVEAALGVDLFVRTTRHLRLSVAGERYIPQCEQALAVLENARQNLKGEHDEIEGELRVALSSDLGRNLVIPWIDEIMDKYPSVSLRTHISDSNIDFFRDSVDIALRYGSPSDANVYGFKICNVPRLLCATKDYVQQFGSPQHPDDLAQHHGLFYQLQDIINNVWEFTDGQKKYKVKMQGRRASNDGDLVRRWCVAGKGLAVKSALDIADDLLNDRVITLMPGYQHTCGELWLICPSRQSITPAVRLLRDVCREKATRLLQQLVDKGVLAKSALE
- a CDS encoding serine hydrolase domain-containing protein — protein: MKNTSQTKFRIGSITKQFTALLILQLVQQNKIQLDAPLSTYLPGYRKDIGDKITIRQILNHTSGLSNYTHAKAFRDDYSRNPYSVDEFITLLCSDDLLFEPGTQFRYSNSGYFILGAVIEKVTQQTYQDVLQQNIFTPLNMHNSGYDSHEKLLKQRASGYNNNLDGYTNADYLDMSIPYAAGSLYSTARDLVKWDQALYTNKLINEELKKQMYTVTQQRNYAFGWEVNQLSAYKYGKPLTQVQHGGGIDGFNAFISRILEDQLLIVILNNTGGAPLTPMTKGLTNIVYGKSYEVATENVDSMLFQAIKSGGISELNKKYAELVSSGDTPRERSINYFGYELLEMKMIKEAIALFKLNVQTNPDSANAHDSLAEAYLADGNIAKSLEFYQQTLELDPTSENASQAIKTLSSKL